Proteins from a genomic interval of Macadamia integrifolia cultivar HAES 741 unplaced genomic scaffold, SCU_Mint_v3 scaffold1675, whole genome shotgun sequence:
- the LOC122064514 gene encoding serine/threonine-protein kinase 19 isoform X1: protein MEKNSKSSGRKRQRDEEIEAEGRETDESSSLESTLTFSDTLIALRIMRAQFPQIDKASIQPFILRSQLYSSVKDRTQVDRELESLKEEKVLRVFKLNTGQDDNAVMFMDDYLAQIGLVMRRLEAKNQDKIAVFEWFKTYVIASKLEPSIEHEELCSLLSFGGMVNDEHISLLINAGLLTRQLIDSNMYWFAIPNIGSILKGLSQGRKELLSFLNRRKYKEMLLAPLEKKRLRMSLLDMRFHLRDLIGSGHLKTLQTPTGLVVRISRD, encoded by the exons ATGGAGAAGAATTCAAAATCAAGCGGGAGGAAACGCCAAAGAGATGAAGAGATCGAAGCGGAGGGTAGAGAAACAGATGAATCCTCGTCACTCG AAAGCACTCTCACATTTAGTGATACATTGATAGCTCTCAGAATAATGCGTGCTCAGTTTCCACAAATTGATAAG GCTTCAATTCAGCCCTTCATTTTACGTTCACAATTGTATAGCAGCGTAAAAGACAGAACACAGGTGGATAGGGAATTAGAG TCACTGAAGGAGGAGAAAGTTTTGCGGGTATTCAAGCTAAATACTGGGCAAGATGATAATGCCGTAATGTTCATGGATGATTATTTGGCCCAG ATAGGTCTTGTGATGAGGCGGTTGGAAGCCAAAAACCAGGACAAAATTGCTGTTTTTGAATGGTTCAAGACATATGTTATTGCTTCCAAGCTTGAGCCTAGTATAGAACATGAAGAACTG TGTTCGCTCTTATCATTTGGGGGAATGGTGAATGATGAACACATCTCTCTCTTGATCAATGCTGGTCTTCTT ACTCGTCAGCTAATTGATTCGAACATGTACTGGTTTGCTATTCCAAATATTGGCTCAATACTCAAGGGTCTTTCTCAG GGAAGAAAAGAGCTCCTATCATTCCTTAACCGTAGGAAATACAAAGAAATGTTGCTTGCCCCTTTGGAGAAGAAGCGGCTTCGCATGTCTCTACTTGATATGCGCTTTCATCTTCGGGATCTAATTGGCTCTGGGCACCTTAAAACACTCCAGACCCCAACTGGCTTGGTTGTTCGTATCTCTAGGGATTGA
- the LOC122064514 gene encoding serine/threonine-protein kinase 19 homolog isoform X2: MEKNSKSSGRKRQRDEEIEAEGRETDESSSLESTLTFSDTLIALRIMRAQFPQIDKSLKEEKVLRVFKLNTGQDDNAVMFMDDYLAQIGLVMRRLEAKNQDKIAVFEWFKTYVIASKLEPSIEHEELCSLLSFGGMVNDEHISLLINAGLLTRQLIDSNMYWFAIPNIGSILKGLSQGRKELLSFLNRRKYKEMLLAPLEKKRLRMSLLDMRFHLRDLIGSGHLKTLQTPTGLVVRISRD, encoded by the exons ATGGAGAAGAATTCAAAATCAAGCGGGAGGAAACGCCAAAGAGATGAAGAGATCGAAGCGGAGGGTAGAGAAACAGATGAATCCTCGTCACTCG AAAGCACTCTCACATTTAGTGATACATTGATAGCTCTCAGAATAATGCGTGCTCAGTTTCCACAAATTGATAAG TCACTGAAGGAGGAGAAAGTTTTGCGGGTATTCAAGCTAAATACTGGGCAAGATGATAATGCCGTAATGTTCATGGATGATTATTTGGCCCAG ATAGGTCTTGTGATGAGGCGGTTGGAAGCCAAAAACCAGGACAAAATTGCTGTTTTTGAATGGTTCAAGACATATGTTATTGCTTCCAAGCTTGAGCCTAGTATAGAACATGAAGAACTG TGTTCGCTCTTATCATTTGGGGGAATGGTGAATGATGAACACATCTCTCTCTTGATCAATGCTGGTCTTCTT ACTCGTCAGCTAATTGATTCGAACATGTACTGGTTTGCTATTCCAAATATTGGCTCAATACTCAAGGGTCTTTCTCAG GGAAGAAAAGAGCTCCTATCATTCCTTAACCGTAGGAAATACAAAGAAATGTTGCTTGCCCCTTTGGAGAAGAAGCGGCTTCGCATGTCTCTACTTGATATGCGCTTTCATCTTCGGGATCTAATTGGCTCTGGGCACCTTAAAACACTCCAGACCCCAACTGGCTTGGTTGTTCGTATCTCTAGGGATTGA
- the LOC122064515 gene encoding RNA-binding protein 42-like yields MATDSSSTSNGLPIPGANPSSSSQFTYSNGSYFPLPFHLQQSDPMASQQYPKPYSYPTPTVQIPPAVKVPAAPGISSVYPATAPVSGVYSLPQYQQAQQLFQRDAQTITPEALESVKAALASSEIEHKSETKKKAIPRKAAGQSWEDPTLADWPENDFRLFCGDLGNEVNDEVLSKAFSRFPTFNMAKVVRDKRTGKTRGYGFVSFANPLDLAAAMKEMNGKYVGNRPIKLRKSSWKDRTDNEALERQKHHTQKKPKLPKKSVLHK; encoded by the exons ATGGCGActgattcttcttctacttcGAATGGTCTTCCTATACCGGGAGCGAACCCTTCTTCATCATCCCAATTCACGTACTCGAACGGCTCTTATTTCCCTTTACCGTTCCATCTTCAACAATCAGACCCCATGGCTTCTCAGCAGTACCCTAAGCCGTACAGTTATCCAACTCCGACGGTGCAAATCCCTCCAGCGGTGAAAGTTCCTGCCGCTCCGGGTATCTCCTCTGTGTATCCGGCTACTGCGCCCGTCTCTGGTGTATATTCGCTCCCGCAGTATCAACAG GCACAACAGTTATTTCAGAGAGATGCACAGACAATTACACCAGAAGCTCTCGAGAGTGTAAAAGCTGCACTTGCAAGCAGTGAAATTGAGCACAAGTCAGAGACCAAGAAGAAAGCAATACCCCGTAAAGCTGCTGGACAAAGTTGGGAGGATCCAACTCTTGCAGATTGGCCAGAGA ATGATTTTCGCTTGTTTTGTGGGGATCTTGGTAACGAAGTGAATGATGAGGTTCTTTCAAAAGCATTTTCAAGATTTCCTACCTTTAACATGGCAAAG GTTGTTAGAGATAAGCGGACTGGCAAAACCCGAGGTTATGGATTTGTTAGCTTTGCCAACCCTTTAGACCTTGCAGCAGCAATGAAGGAAATGAATG GTAAATATGTTGGAAACCGTCCAATTAAACTACGTAAGAGCTCCTGGAAGGATAGGACTGATAATGAAGCTTTGGAGAGGCAAAAG CACCATACTCAAAAGAAACCAAAGTTGCCAAAGAAGAGTGTCTTGCACAAGTGA